The following proteins are co-located in the Podarcis raffonei isolate rPodRaf1 chromosome 5, rPodRaf1.pri, whole genome shotgun sequence genome:
- the CDK1 gene encoding cyclin-dependent kinase 1, with product MDDYTKIEKIGEGTYGVVYKGKHKATGQVVAMKKIRLENDEEGVPSTAIREISLLKELRHPNIVCLQDVLMQDSRLYLIFEFLSMDLKKYLDSIPSGQYLDRMLVKSYLYQILQGIVFCHSRRILHRDLKPQNLLIDDNGVIKLADFGLARAFGIPVRVYTHEVVTLWYRAPEVLLGSARYSTPVDIWSIATIFAEMATKQALFRGDSEIDQLFRIFRALGTPNNDVWPEVESLQDYKNTFPKWKPSSLASLVKNLNEDGLDLLLKMLTYDPAKRISGRVALNHPYFDDLDKSKLPANRIKKC from the exons ATGGACGACTACACGAAAATAGAAAAGATTGGTGAAG GCACTTATGGTGTTGTGTATAAAGGCAAACACAAAGCTACAGGCCAAGTGGTGGCCATGAAGAAAATCCGGTTAGAGAACGACGAAGAAGGTGTTCCCAGCACTGCAATCAGAGAGATTTCCTTATTAAAAGAGCTACGTCACCCCAACATAGTCTG TCTTCAGGATGTGCTTATGCAAGACTCAAGACTTTACCTGATATTTGAATTTCTTTCTATGGATCTCAAGAAATACTTGGACTCCATCCCATCTGGGCAGTACCTAGATCGTATGCTTGTTAAG AGTTACTTGTACCAAATCTTGCAAGGTATTGTGTTCTGTCACTCGAGGAGAATTCTGCACAGAGACCTGAAGCCTCAGAACTTGTTGATCGATGACAACGGAGTAATTAAACTGGCCGACTTTGGCCTGGCTCGAGCTTTCGGCATCCCTGTGCGGGTCTACACCCATGAG GTAGTAACTCTGTGGTACAGAGCTCCAGAAGTGCTGCTAGGTTCTGCACGTTACTCCACACCTGTCGATATATGGAGCATAGCGACAATATTTGCTGAAATGGCAACCAAGCAAGCACTCTTCCGTGGAGATTCAGAAATTGATCAGCTGTTCAGGATCTTCAG AGCTTTGGGGACGCCCAACAATGACGTGTGGCCGGAAGTAGAATCCTTGCAGGATTACAAGAACACTTTCCCCAAGTGGAAACCGAGCAGTCTGGCCTCTCTGGTGAAAAACCTGAATGAGGATGGACTAGACCTGCTTTTG AAAATGTTGACCTATGATCCAGCAAAAAGGATTTCTGGCCGTGTGGCTCTGAATCATCCTTACTTTGATGACTTGGACAAATCCAAACTACCAGCCAATCGGATCAAGAAATGCTAA